From Macaca mulatta isolate MMU2019108-1 chromosome 1, T2T-MMU8v2.0, whole genome shotgun sequence, the proteins below share one genomic window:
- the METTL25B gene encoding methyltransferase-like protein 25B isoform X4 codes for MPGIFHRQPMGHTPLLMAGSTGWTEPTTAGHNAAGDAWGRGGHQTPSEFLENPSQSSRLTAPFRKHVRPKKQHEIRRLGELVKKLSDFTGCTQVVDVGSGQGHLSRFMALGLGLMVKSIEGDQRLVERAQRLDQELLQALEKEEKRNPQVVQTSPRHSPHHVVRWVDPTALCEELLLPLENPCQGRARLLLTGLHACGDLSVALLRHFSCCPEVVALASVGCCYMKLSDPGGYPLSQWVAGLPGYELPYRLREGACHALEEYAERLQKAGPGLRTHCYRAALETVIRRARPELRRPGVQGIPRVHELKIEEYVQRGLQRVGLDPQLPLNLAALQAHQAQENRVVAFFSLALLLAPLVETLILLDRLLYLQEQGFHAELLPIFSPELSPRNLVLVATKMPLGQALSILETEDS; via the exons ATGCCGG GAATTTTTCACAGACAACCTATGGGACACACTCCCTTGCTCATGGCAGGAAGCACTGGATGGACTGAACCCACCACAGCTGGCCACAATGCTGCTGGGGATGCCTGGGGAAGGGGAGGTCATCAG ACCCCCTCAGAGTTCCTGGAGAACCCCAGCCAGAGCTCCCGACTAACAGCTCCATTCCGGAAACATGTCAGGCCCAAGAAGCAGCATGAGATCCGGAGGCTGGGAGAG TTGGTGAAGAAGCTGAGTGATTTCACAGGCTGCACCCAGGTTGTAGACGTGGGCTCAGGCCAG GGCCATCTCTCCCGCTTCATGGCTCTTGGCCTGGGGTTGATGGTGAAGAGCATCGAAGGGGATCAGAGACTGGTGGAGAGAGCCCAGCGGCTGGACCAGGAGCTTCTGCAAGCtctggagaaagaggagaagaggaacCCGCAG GTGGTCCAAACCAGCCCTCGTCACTCCCCACACCATGTGGTTAGGTGGGTAGACCCCACAGCCCTGTGTGAGGAGCTTCTGCTTCCACTGGAGAACCCGTGTCAGGGCAGGGCCCGCTTGCTGCTCACAGGCCTCCACGCCTGTGGGGATCTGAGTGTTGCCTTGCTGAGGCACTTCTCCTGCTGTCCTGAGGTGGTGGCCCTGGCCTCAGTGGGCTGCTGCTACATGAAGCTGAGTGACCCTGGCGGCTACCCACTGAGTCAGTGGGTGGCTGGGCTGCCTGGCTATGAACTGCCCTACAGGCTTCGGGAGGGGGCCTGCCATGCCCTGGAGGAATATGCTGAGCGGCTACAGAAAGCTGGCCCTGGCCTCCGAACTCACTGCTACCGTGCAGCACTGGAGACAGTCATCCGACGGGCCCGGCCCGAGCTCCGTCGGCCAGGCGTGCAGGGTATCCCCAGGGTCCACGAGCTCAAGATTGAAGA ATATGTGCAGCGGGGGCTACAGCGAGTGGGGCTGGACCCCCAGCTGCCACTGAATCTGGCTGCCCTTCAGGCCCACCAGGCCCAGGAGAACCGTGTGGTGGCCTTCTTCAGCCTGGCTCTACTGCTTGCCCCACTGGTGGAGACGCTTATTCTACTGGACCGGCTGCTGTACCTTCAGGAGCAGG GTTTCCATGCTGAGCTCCTGCCCATCTTCAGTCCTGAACTCTCTCCCAGAAACCTGGTTCTGGTGGCCACCAAGATGCCCCTGGGTCAGGCTCTTTCTATTCTGGAGACTGAAGACAGCTGA
- the METTL25B gene encoding methyltransferase-like protein 25B isoform X2 — protein MPGIFHRQPMGHTPLLMAGSTGWTEPTTAGHNAAGDAWGRGGHQSTACALAFTRTPGFQTPSEFLENPSQSSRLTAPFRKHVRPKKQHEIRRLGELVKKLSDFTGCTQVVDVGSGQGHLSRFMALGLGLMVKSIEGDQRLVERAQRLDQELLQALEKEEKRNPQVVQTSPRHSPHHVVRWVDPTALCEELLLPLENPCQGRARLLLTGLHACGDLSVALLRHFSCCPEVVALASVGCCYMKLSDPGGYPLSQWVAGLPGYELPYRLREGACHALEEYAERLQKAGPGLRTHCYRAALETVIRRARPELRRPGVQGIPRVHELKIEEYVQRGLQRVGLDPQLPLNLAALQAHQAQENRVVAFFSLALLLAPLVETLILLDRLLYLQEQGFHAELLPIFSPELSPRNLVLVATKMPLGQALSILETEDS, from the exons ATGCCGG GAATTTTTCACAGACAACCTATGGGACACACTCCCTTGCTCATGGCAGGAAGCACTGGATGGACTGAACCCACCACAGCTGGCCACAATGCTGCTGGGGATGCCTGGGGAAGGGGAGGTCATCAG TCCACAGCCTGTGCCCTGGCCTTTACCCGGACGCCTGGCTTTCAGACCCCCTCAGAGTTCCTGGAGAACCCCAGCCAGAGCTCCCGACTAACAGCTCCATTCCGGAAACATGTCAGGCCCAAGAAGCAGCATGAGATCCGGAGGCTGGGAGAG TTGGTGAAGAAGCTGAGTGATTTCACAGGCTGCACCCAGGTTGTAGACGTGGGCTCAGGCCAG GGCCATCTCTCCCGCTTCATGGCTCTTGGCCTGGGGTTGATGGTGAAGAGCATCGAAGGGGATCAGAGACTGGTGGAGAGAGCCCAGCGGCTGGACCAGGAGCTTCTGCAAGCtctggagaaagaggagaagaggaacCCGCAG GTGGTCCAAACCAGCCCTCGTCACTCCCCACACCATGTGGTTAGGTGGGTAGACCCCACAGCCCTGTGTGAGGAGCTTCTGCTTCCACTGGAGAACCCGTGTCAGGGCAGGGCCCGCTTGCTGCTCACAGGCCTCCACGCCTGTGGGGATCTGAGTGTTGCCTTGCTGAGGCACTTCTCCTGCTGTCCTGAGGTGGTGGCCCTGGCCTCAGTGGGCTGCTGCTACATGAAGCTGAGTGACCCTGGCGGCTACCCACTGAGTCAGTGGGTGGCTGGGCTGCCTGGCTATGAACTGCCCTACAGGCTTCGGGAGGGGGCCTGCCATGCCCTGGAGGAATATGCTGAGCGGCTACAGAAAGCTGGCCCTGGCCTCCGAACTCACTGCTACCGTGCAGCACTGGAGACAGTCATCCGACGGGCCCGGCCCGAGCTCCGTCGGCCAGGCGTGCAGGGTATCCCCAGGGTCCACGAGCTCAAGATTGAAGA ATATGTGCAGCGGGGGCTACAGCGAGTGGGGCTGGACCCCCAGCTGCCACTGAATCTGGCTGCCCTTCAGGCCCACCAGGCCCAGGAGAACCGTGTGGTGGCCTTCTTCAGCCTGGCTCTACTGCTTGCCCCACTGGTGGAGACGCTTATTCTACTGGACCGGCTGCTGTACCTTCAGGAGCAGG GTTTCCATGCTGAGCTCCTGCCCATCTTCAGTCCTGAACTCTCTCCCAGAAACCTGGTTCTGGTGGCCACCAAGATGCCCCTGGGTCAGGCTCTTTCTATTCTGGAGACTGAAGACAGCTGA
- the METTL25B gene encoding methyltransferase-like protein 25B isoform X5 → MLLGMPGEGEVIRYRSVWPLTLLALKSTACALAFTRTPGFQTPSEFLENPSQSSRLTAPFRKHVRPKKQHEIRRLGELVKKLSDFTGCTQVVDVGSGQGHLSRFMALGLGLMVKSIEGDQRLVERAQRLDQELLQALEKEEKRNPQVVQTSPRHSPHHVVRWVDPTALCEELLLPLENPCQGRARLLLTGLHACGDLSVALLRHFSCCPEVVALASVGCCYMKLSDPGGYPLSQWVAGLPGYELPYRLREGACHALEEYAERLQKAGPGLRTHCYRAALETVIRRARPELRRPGVQGIPRVHELKIEEYVQRGLQRVGLDPQLPLNLAALQAHQAQENRVVAFFSLALLLAPLVETLILLDRLLYLQEQGFHAELLPIFSPELSPRNLVLVATKMPLGQALSILETEDS, encoded by the exons ATGCTGCTGGGGATGCCTGGGGAAGGGGAGGTCATCAG GTACAGGTCAGTGTGGCCACTCACCCTGCTGGCCCTGAAGTCCACAGCCTGTGCCCTGGCCTTTACCCGGACGCCTGGCTTTCAGACCCCCTCAGAGTTCCTGGAGAACCCCAGCCAGAGCTCCCGACTAACAGCTCCATTCCGGAAACATGTCAGGCCCAAGAAGCAGCATGAGATCCGGAGGCTGGGAGAG TTGGTGAAGAAGCTGAGTGATTTCACAGGCTGCACCCAGGTTGTAGACGTGGGCTCAGGCCAG GGCCATCTCTCCCGCTTCATGGCTCTTGGCCTGGGGTTGATGGTGAAGAGCATCGAAGGGGATCAGAGACTGGTGGAGAGAGCCCAGCGGCTGGACCAGGAGCTTCTGCAAGCtctggagaaagaggagaagaggaacCCGCAG GTGGTCCAAACCAGCCCTCGTCACTCCCCACACCATGTGGTTAGGTGGGTAGACCCCACAGCCCTGTGTGAGGAGCTTCTGCTTCCACTGGAGAACCCGTGTCAGGGCAGGGCCCGCTTGCTGCTCACAGGCCTCCACGCCTGTGGGGATCTGAGTGTTGCCTTGCTGAGGCACTTCTCCTGCTGTCCTGAGGTGGTGGCCCTGGCCTCAGTGGGCTGCTGCTACATGAAGCTGAGTGACCCTGGCGGCTACCCACTGAGTCAGTGGGTGGCTGGGCTGCCTGGCTATGAACTGCCCTACAGGCTTCGGGAGGGGGCCTGCCATGCCCTGGAGGAATATGCTGAGCGGCTACAGAAAGCTGGCCCTGGCCTCCGAACTCACTGCTACCGTGCAGCACTGGAGACAGTCATCCGACGGGCCCGGCCCGAGCTCCGTCGGCCAGGCGTGCAGGGTATCCCCAGGGTCCACGAGCTCAAGATTGAAGA ATATGTGCAGCGGGGGCTACAGCGAGTGGGGCTGGACCCCCAGCTGCCACTGAATCTGGCTGCCCTTCAGGCCCACCAGGCCCAGGAGAACCGTGTGGTGGCCTTCTTCAGCCTGGCTCTACTGCTTGCCCCACTGGTGGAGACGCTTATTCTACTGGACCGGCTGCTGTACCTTCAGGAGCAGG GTTTCCATGCTGAGCTCCTGCCCATCTTCAGTCCTGAACTCTCTCCCAGAAACCTGGTTCTGGTGGCCACCAAGATGCCCCTGGGTCAGGCTCTTTCTATTCTGGAGACTGAAGACAGCTGA
- the METTL25B gene encoding methyltransferase-like protein 25B isoform X12, whose product MPGISARGLSHEGRRQLAVNLTRVLALYRSILDAYIIEFFTDNLWDTLPCSWQEALDGLNPPQLATMLLGMPGEGEVIRYRSVWPLTLLALKSTACALAFTRTPGFQTPSEFLENPSQSSRLTAPFRKHVRPKKQHEIRRLGELVKKLSDFTGCTQVVDVGSGQGHLSRFMALGLGLMVKSIEGDQRLVERAQRLDQELLQALEKEEKRNPQICAAGATASGAGPPAATESGCPSGPPGPGEPCGGLLQPGSTACPTGGDAYSTGPAAVPSGAGFPC is encoded by the exons ATGCCGGGTATCTCCGCCCGAGGCCTCTCTCATGAGGGGAGGAGGCAGCTAGCTGTTAACCTTACCCGTGTCCTGGCGCTCTACCGTTCCATCCTGGATGCCTACATCATC GAATTTTTCACAGACAACCTATGGGACACACTCCCTTGCTCATGGCAGGAAGCACTGGATGGACTGAACCCACCACAGCTGGCCACAATGCTGCTGGGGATGCCTGGGGAAGGGGAGGTCATCAG GTACAGGTCAGTGTGGCCACTCACCCTGCTGGCCCTGAAGTCCACAGCCTGTGCCCTGGCCTTTACCCGGACGCCTGGCTTTCAGACCCCCTCAGAGTTCCTGGAGAACCCCAGCCAGAGCTCCCGACTAACAGCTCCATTCCGGAAACATGTCAGGCCCAAGAAGCAGCATGAGATCCGGAGGCTGGGAGAG TTGGTGAAGAAGCTGAGTGATTTCACAGGCTGCACCCAGGTTGTAGACGTGGGCTCAGGCCAG GGCCATCTCTCCCGCTTCATGGCTCTTGGCCTGGGGTTGATGGTGAAGAGCATCGAAGGGGATCAGAGACTGGTGGAGAGAGCCCAGCGGCTGGACCAGGAGCTTCTGCAAGCtctggagaaagaggagaagaggaacCCGCAG ATATGTGCAGCGGGGGCTACAGCGAGTGGGGCTGGACCCCCAGCTGCCACTGAATCTGGCTGCCCTTCAGGCCCACCAGGCCCAGGAGAACCGTGTGGTGGCCTTCTTCAGCCTGGCTCTACTGCTTGCCCCACTGGTGGAGACGCTTATTCTACTGGACCGGCTGCTGTACCTTCAGGAGCAGG GTTTCCATGCTGA
- the METTL25B gene encoding methyltransferase-like protein 25B isoform X6, with protein sequence MPGISARGLSHEGRRQLAVNLTRVLALYRSILDAYIIEFFTDNLWDTLPCSWQEALDGLNPPQLATMLLGMPGEGEVIRYRSVWPLTLLALKSTACALAFTRTPGFQTPSEFLENPSQSSRLTAPFRKHVRPKKQHEIRRLGELVKKLSDFTGCTQVVDVGSGQGHLSRFMALGLGLMVKSIEGDQRLVERAQRLDQELLQALEKEEKRNPQVVQTSPRHSPHHVVRWVDPTALCEELLLPLENPCQGRARLLLTGLHACGDLSVALLRHFSCCPEVVALASVGCCYMKLSDPGGYPLSQWVAGLPGYELPYRLREGACHALEEYAERLQKAGPGLRTHCYRAALETVIRRARPELRRPGVQGPPGPGEPCGGLLQPGSTACPTGGDAYSTGPAAVPSGAGFPC encoded by the exons ATGCCGGGTATCTCCGCCCGAGGCCTCTCTCATGAGGGGAGGAGGCAGCTAGCTGTTAACCTTACCCGTGTCCTGGCGCTCTACCGTTCCATCCTGGATGCCTACATCATC GAATTTTTCACAGACAACCTATGGGACACACTCCCTTGCTCATGGCAGGAAGCACTGGATGGACTGAACCCACCACAGCTGGCCACAATGCTGCTGGGGATGCCTGGGGAAGGGGAGGTCATCAG GTACAGGTCAGTGTGGCCACTCACCCTGCTGGCCCTGAAGTCCACAGCCTGTGCCCTGGCCTTTACCCGGACGCCTGGCTTTCAGACCCCCTCAGAGTTCCTGGAGAACCCCAGCCAGAGCTCCCGACTAACAGCTCCATTCCGGAAACATGTCAGGCCCAAGAAGCAGCATGAGATCCGGAGGCTGGGAGAG TTGGTGAAGAAGCTGAGTGATTTCACAGGCTGCACCCAGGTTGTAGACGTGGGCTCAGGCCAG GGCCATCTCTCCCGCTTCATGGCTCTTGGCCTGGGGTTGATGGTGAAGAGCATCGAAGGGGATCAGAGACTGGTGGAGAGAGCCCAGCGGCTGGACCAGGAGCTTCTGCAAGCtctggagaaagaggagaagaggaacCCGCAG GTGGTCCAAACCAGCCCTCGTCACTCCCCACACCATGTGGTTAGGTGGGTAGACCCCACAGCCCTGTGTGAGGAGCTTCTGCTTCCACTGGAGAACCCGTGTCAGGGCAGGGCCCGCTTGCTGCTCACAGGCCTCCACGCCTGTGGGGATCTGAGTGTTGCCTTGCTGAGGCACTTCTCCTGCTGTCCTGAGGTGGTGGCCCTGGCCTCAGTGGGCTGCTGCTACATGAAGCTGAGTGACCCTGGCGGCTACCCACTGAGTCAGTGGGTGGCTGGGCTGCCTGGCTATGAACTGCCCTACAGGCTTCGGGAGGGGGCCTGCCATGCCCTGGAGGAATATGCTGAGCGGCTACAGAAAGCTGGCCCTGGCCTCCGAACTCACTGCTACCGTGCAGCACTGGAGACAGTCATCCGACGGGCCCGGCCCGAGCTCCGTCGGCCAGGCGTGCAGG GCCCACCAGGCCCAGGAGAACCGTGTGGTGGCCTTCTTCAGCCTGGCTCTACTGCTTGCCCCACTGGTGGAGACGCTTATTCTACTGGACCGGCTGCTGTACCTTCAGGAGCAGG GTTTCCATGCTGA